In Daphnia magna isolate NIES linkage group LG7, ASM2063170v1.1, whole genome shotgun sequence, a single genomic region encodes these proteins:
- the LOC116927556 gene encoding uncharacterized protein LOC116927556, translating to MARGKVTPQTAQILVYSFAIVKFHHVGVAQFNVAPLKWVQKTGNKTKIYWPGEDDAITPKALVNLIMKEAVIDKETWMLYNITVVAKFDTYAGAQKKLDSAIAGEVVLSTDLDNRGRGGRNKAKKRNAYAASALPPTSSKKRVRAATSCSDGEEDSESSSHMGSVELAPSSSSENDIRRNKAKERNAYAASALTPTSNKKRVRASCSDGEEDSERSSHMCSVELAPSSSSYNDIPQDKSQVTGKKQVPPTSSNGKAVTAKQPQLQRPTIPSGLGKKPANSEISLSTSKTKSAPPPRGSVDNTEGGAKTVGTEVVPLIYAKKSTLPDYGSLAMDGIGNDGISSANKSSTSMEFGIYRQRSTTVRTTEASQISTFVSGKN from the exons ATGGCTCGAGGAAAGGTTACACCACAAACGGCTCAAATTCTAGTTTAT tCTTTTGCTATAGTTAAATTCCACCATGTTGGAGTGGCTCAGTTCAATGTGGCTCCTCTCAAATGGGTACAAAAGACCGGGAATAAGACCAAAATTTACTGGCCAGGTGAGGATGATGCAATTACCCCAAAAGCATTAGTAAATTTGATAATGAAGGAAGCTGTAATTGACAAGGAAACGTGGATGTTGTACAACATAACAGTTGTAGCCAAGTTTG acACTTATGCAGGAGCACAAAAGAAGCTCGACAGTGCTATTGCTGGTGAAGTGGTGCTCAGCACAGATCTTGACAACCGAGGCAGAGGTGGAAGGAATAAAGCTAAGAAAAGGAATGCTTACGCTGCATCTGCTCTCCCTCCCACTTCAAGTAAAAAAAGGGTCCGTGCTGCTACTAGTTGTTCAGATGGAGAAGAAGACAGTGAAAGTAGCTCGCATATGGGTTCTGTAGAACTAGCCCCATCTTCTTCCAGTGAAAATGACATTCGAAGGAATAAAGCTAAGGAAAGGAATGCTTACGCTGCTTCTGCTCTGACTCccacttcaaataaaaaaagggtcCGTGCTAGTTGTTCAGATGGAGAAGAAGACAGTGAACGTAGCTCGCATATGTGTTCCGTGGAACTAGCCCCATCTTCTTCCAGTTATAATGACATTCCTCAAGACAAGAGTCAAGTAACTGGTAAGAAACAAGTGCCACCAACATCATCAAATGGTAAAGCTGTCACAGCAAAACAACCACAACTTCAGCGTCCAACTATTCCATCTGGGCTTGGAAAGAAACCAGCAAATTCTGAAATCAGTCTCAGCACATCGAAAACAAAGTCGGCACCACCACCGAGAG GTTCTGTAGATAACACAGAAGGTGGAGCAAAAACTGTTGGCACAGAAGTGGTCCCTCTGATTTATGCCAAAAAGTCTACATTGCCAGACTATG GTTCGTTGGCAATGGACGGCATAGGAAACGATGGAATTTCTAGTGCAAATAAGTCGTCTACTTCAATGGAGTTTGGCATTTACAGACAGCGTTCAACTACGGTTAGAACAACAGAAGCTtcccaaatttcaacttttGTTTCTGGTAAAAATTAA
- the LOC123474548 gene encoding uncharacterized protein LOC123474548 — MSSSRWTENREVNKEIQKLKLQQQEQNLVTYFSSSSERSDSGTSAEENRSESSDNDLYSGTSDRNLTDESLRMTTENLLLHQDICARGQLIEFESSASDRDNRSAVSAAHFDNSLHNNDTSSLYTTTTDSAAIYYNTSTDSSYSDEILNNFDDIVNENPIEEAFNGLTITERIAQIKIKTNCSLTTIAEISNLLRDLGHNIPKDPRTIMKTKVCDLTKLNNGVQCNSNSFVHLGLIEGIRKKLMNADKKLMMLILQFNIDGLPLWRSSRTQFWPIVCRIINCQDSSEFLVTLHCGVGKPLSVRSYLRPFLDELKALLNDGILHFGQKFDIRIGAFCCDAPARALIKQIIGHTGYCACERCETHGMRSDNRTTFPQLTAALRTDESFRAGSDEHHHNSISPLEEIDNLDMVFDIPLDYLHLVCFGAMKRLLKMIWLEQHPDCLSKQQQRLINELIRLCAMQLPKEFNRKGRSLEDISNWKATEFRTFLLYTGIYILRNILPCHQYKHFIYFLVAIRILCNPKSTENSKGFLEIQDFLSSKLCEGYQKSMLCKVR, encoded by the exons ATGAGTTCGTCTAGGTGGACAGAAAATAGGGAagtaaataaagaaatccaaaAGCTAAAACTTCAACAGCAAGAGCAAAATTTGGTTACTTATTTCAGTTCTTCATCAGAACGATCAg ATTCCGGAACAAGTGCTGAAGAAAATCGAAGCGAAAGTTCAGACAATGATTTATATAGTGGAACATCCGACAGAAATTTAACAGATGAAAGTTTAAGAATGACGACAG AAAATTTACTACTTCACCAGGACATTTGTGCTAGGGGACAATTGATTGAATTTGAATCTTCAG CCTCAGATAGAGATAACAGATCTGCGGTATCTGCGGCACATTTTGACAACTCCTTACATAATAATGACACATCATCTTTATACACAACAACCACAGATTCTGCTGCAATTTATTACAACACAAGTACCGATAGTAGCTACAGcgatgaaattttaaacaacTTTGATGATATTGTAAATGAAAATCCAATTGAGGAAGCTTTTAACGGACTAACCATTACGGAGCGTATCGCACAGATAAAAATCAAGACTAATTGTTCTCTAACAACTATCgctgaaatttcaaatctctTACGCGACTTGGGGCATAACATACCTAAGGATCCAAGAACCATTATGAAGACGAAAGTTTGCGACTTAACCAAGTTAAATAACGGTGTCCAATGCAACAGCAACTCATTCGTCCACCTTGGATTAATTGAAGggataaggaaaaaattgatGAACGCCGACAAAAAGCTGATGATGCTTATTCTTCAATTTAATATTGATGGTTTACCGCTCTGGAGGAGTAGCCGCACGCAATTCTGGCCAATTGTTTGTcgcattattaattgtcaagaTAGTAGTGAATTTCTCGTCACTTTACACTGTGGAGTTGGAAAACCGCTAAGCGTCAGATCATATCTTCGGCCTTTTTTGGACGAATTAAAAGCGCTTTTAAACGACGGAATACTTCACTTTGGGCAAAAATTTGACATTCGAATTGGCGCTTTCTGTTGTGACGCACCAGCTCGCGCATTAATCAAGCAAATCATTGGACACACGGGATATTGCGCATGTGAACGATGCGAAACACATGGAATGAGATCTGATAATAGAACGACGTTTCCACAACTAACGGCAGCTTTAAG AACTGATGAGTCTTTTAGAGCTGGTTCTGATGAACATCATCATAATTCCATTAGCCCTCTTGAAGAAATCGATAATTTAGACATGGTGTTTGACATACCGTTGGATTATCTTCACCTGGTTTGTTTTGGAGCCATGAAACGCCTTCTGAAAATGATTTGGTTGGAACAACACCCCGATTGCCTGAGtaagcaacaacaacgatTGATAAATGAATTAATCAGATTATGTGCCATGCAACTACCAAAGGAATTCAATCGAAAAGGTCGATCGCTTGAGGATATAAGTAACTGGAAAGCCACAGAATTTAGGACGTTTCTTCTCTACActggtatatatattttaagaAACATCCTCCCTTGTCATCAGTACAAacactttatttatttccttgtTGCTATTCGAATACTTTGCAATCCGAAATCTACG GAAAACTCAAAAGGCTTCTTAGAAATTCAAGACTTCCTCTCAAGCAAATTGTGCGAAGGTTATCAGAAATCGATGCTATGCAAAGTGCGATGA
- the LOC123474649 gene encoding uncharacterized protein LOC123474649, producing MDNTIPREPDLDGIKEEFHIPVTDFKFFDTLNAVLKQDKIKRSKMRTYLIGVGSSQSRVVGNMLSKLMKFSVGAQFCLKGQNANKRRFDKTEIMDLVTECVRSTPGVRLTETDVKTKIGRWLKSAPKKLGKDDTEDELAESGENDY from the exons ATGGACAACACTATTCCGCGAGAACCAGATTTAGACGGAATAAAAGAGGAGTTTCATATTCCAGTGACAGATTTTAAGTTTTTCGACACCCTTAATGCTGTCCTCAAACAGGACAAAATCAAGAGATCAAAAATG aGGACGTACTTAATTGGTGTTGGCAGTTCACAAAGTCGAGTTGTTGGTAATATGTTATCAAAACTAATGAAGTTTTCAGTAGGAGCTCAATTCTGCCTTAAAGGACAAAATGCGAACAAACGCCGCTTTGACAAGACTGAAATTATGGATTTAGTAACTG AGTGTGTTCGCTCAACTCCTGGTGTGCGTCTGACCGAAACTgatgtaaaaacaaaaattggtcGTTGGTTGAAATCGGCACctaaaaaattgggaaaagaTGATACTGAAGATGAATTAGCTGAAAGCGGCGAGAACGATTACTAG